From a region of the Romeriopsis navalis LEGE 11480 genome:
- a CDS encoding esterase-like activity of phytase family protein — MQKDLQTISGFSIAMLLDTLRFRLRRLWRECALAWIPLSPVGKLRRSLALLPLLAISLAVSLLVTGCSLPEVSAESRLFAPVALEFVDSYTLPKNAAPDVGGLSGLAYDRQKGLFYAVSDDRSNYAPARFYTLKPQMGKDSAGQSRIQKIDVIATTTLKSQNGAAYERGKIDAEGIVLSPRGTVLIASEGNADNGLPPSVSEYDLTTGKWLKSLPLPATYVPQEKDDQDLGIQNNKGFESLAINTDATADLFRIFVAVENPLEQDQTILPPETADEQTELPKDRLRMMHYALISGRTDLVGEYVYELDPGPIGTIENGLSDILSIDNAGRFFALERSLGLTGFNAKIYQFTFAGARDVQTLESLQGLPEDWSPVQKRLMLDLSTLGVTIDNVEGMTLGPKLADGSRSLWIVSDDNFDEDQVTQFLLFRLRPQK; from the coding sequence ATGCAGAAAGACTTGCAAACAATTTCTGGTTTCTCAATTGCCATGCTGCTGGATACCCTCCGCTTTCGTCTACGTCGCCTGTGGCGAGAATGCGCTTTGGCCTGGATTCCCCTATCGCCTGTGGGCAAATTGCGGCGATCACTTGCCCTCCTGCCGCTACTCGCAATAAGTTTGGCTGTAAGTTTGCTGGTGACGGGCTGTAGTTTACCCGAGGTCTCAGCGGAAAGCCGCTTGTTTGCGCCGGTAGCTCTGGAATTTGTCGATAGCTACACGTTGCCCAAAAATGCTGCACCGGATGTGGGTGGCCTATCGGGTTTGGCCTACGATCGTCAAAAAGGTCTGTTCTACGCGGTGTCTGACGATCGAAGTAACTATGCCCCTGCACGCTTCTATACGCTAAAGCCCCAGATGGGCAAAGATTCAGCGGGACAGTCCCGGATTCAAAAAATTGATGTGATCGCCACGACGACCCTGAAGTCGCAAAATGGGGCGGCCTACGAACGCGGCAAAATTGATGCGGAAGGCATTGTCCTATCGCCCCGTGGTACCGTTTTGATCGCCAGTGAAGGGAATGCCGATAATGGCTTGCCCCCGAGTGTCAGTGAATACGACTTAACCACTGGCAAGTGGCTAAAATCTTTGCCCCTGCCTGCGACCTATGTGCCCCAGGAGAAAGATGATCAAGACCTGGGCATCCAAAACAATAAAGGGTTTGAAAGCCTCGCGATCAACACGGATGCGACCGCAGACCTCTTTCGAATCTTTGTTGCGGTAGAAAATCCGTTAGAGCAGGACCAAACAATTTTGCCCCCAGAGACGGCGGATGAGCAGACGGAGTTACCGAAAGATCGGCTGCGGATGATGCATTATGCGCTGATTTCGGGGCGGACGGATTTGGTGGGGGAATACGTTTATGAGCTGGATCCAGGACCCATTGGCACGATCGAGAATGGCTTGTCGGATATTTTGTCGATCGATAATGCCGGTCGATTTTTTGCCTTAGAACGATCGCTTGGTCTAACGGGATTTAATGCCAAGATTTATCAGTTCACCTTTGCAGGGGCGCGGGATGTCCAGACGCTTGAGAGTTTGCAAGGTTTACCGGAAGACTGGTCGCCGGTGCAAAAACGATTGATGCTGGATTTATCGACCTTGGGGGTGACGATCGATAACGTTGAAGGAATGACCCTCGGGCCAAAGCTTGCGGATGGTTCGCGTAGTCTATGGATTGTCAGCGATGACAACTTCGATGAAGATCAAGTCACACAGTTTTTGTTGTTTCGACTGCGGCCTCAGAAATAG